Below is a genomic region from Trichoderma asperellum chromosome 2, complete sequence.
ACGCGTACCAGCTCCTTGACCTTCATAATCATACCCGCAAACTGGGGCTCCGCGGGGTGGAAGACGGTCTGCATGCGTCGGCGCAGGCCGAGGGCCTGGAGCACGCCGCGAGTGCGCTCGGGAAGGCCGATGGCGGATCGGTGGAGGGTGATGCGGAAGAAGGacattgtgttttttttttcgttctcGGTGTTTTTTGGTATTTTAGCGGAATTTGATTTTTCAGATGGTGAGGCGAAGCGAGACGAGGCAAGACttattcgtcgtcgtccgAATAACTCCTTGATGTTCGATTGTCGCTGTCGCATGATTAGCAAAAATGATGCATCCTAGCCAAAAAAGGTGCAGCCTGTCCGTACCGATTCCTTAAAGCAAGAGTGTCCCAATTCGCCGGCAGTAACACAAATAAGATCTTGCAGCAATACAGTGCTTCAAATCctgcttcctctttgctTCTCTACAGGGAGAATTCGATTCGTCGCTTCGTAGGTCGGCTTGTTTCTTCGAGTGGGTTGAGCCCGCGATAAAGTTGCTGGTGGTTGCGCGATAAGATATCACCTAGCTTCTCAAGGGACAGCCTTGTCTAGGTCACGTGACAAAATCTCGAATGATGTACATGGTTTACTACAGCTTCTACGAGTCCTACCTGGGATACAGTTTAACCCAAGTGAGTAAATTCTTTATCCATTGCAAAAAAAGTGTTTTGAAATTTCGTTATTCACGAATAAGCATTAAGAATAGTCACAGATAATCATGCCGTGGTGAATTAATTTTTTGTTCTATTGTCATGAATCAAAATATGATTTAAATACTTCATAATGTTTCTCCGCAGCGTACTTGTGACGCTGTTCAATCCTTTACAAATCACCAATCCTTCCCAAATCCATTCAATACCCACAGctgctataaaagattttctAACGCTCCTCTCATTTCCATTCAGCTTCAAATTACATCTGGACCTCCACTCTGCCCTCAGTACCCCGGCCTTCGCTGAGGTTGGGCAGCAGGTAGGTAATATCATCCCAAGGATGACGGTACAGACCAGTGCGCAGTCTCTTCTGGTCGAGGTAGTGGGCAATGAGACCAATGCTTCGGCCCAGGACGAACAGACCGTTGAGGACACCCATCTTGAGGTAGtcctcagcctcttcggATGAGAAGGCACCGCAGTTGCGCATCAGGTCAACGAAGCACACGGCGATACAGCCGTCAACGTTGAGGATCAGGCTGTCCTTCTTGGAGGTTGTGACGGTCTCGACAGCCAGAGCGTAGTCGAGCAGCTTGTGGCTGGGGAACTTGGCGCGGACGTACTCCTTGACAAGCTCAACACGCAGATCAGGGTTGTTTCGTGACTTGATACGGTGGCCAATACCGGGGATCAGCTTGTTGGCCTTGCGCATGCTGTCGACGAAGTCACGGGGGCTCATGTTCTTGTCAAAGGCCTTGGTGAACTCCTCAGCAGCACCATCAAGGGCA
It encodes:
- a CDS encoding mitochondrial 54S ribosomal protein uL30m, giving the protein MSFFRITLHRSAIGLPERTRGVLQALGLRRRMQTVFHPAEPQFAGMIMKVKELVRVQEVERRLTKGEVKAERTPEKGFYIEKAVRRM